In Nocardioides sp. JS614, the sequence CGAGCCGGCCCTGGCCGGCATCGTCCTGCACCGCGTCTTCGTGATGGGCGAACAGCCCGACGAGGACCTGATCACCCGGGTGATCGACCAGATCATCCTGCCGGCCGCCACCTGTTGTGCGGTCCCGGCCACGACGGACCCGTCCCCCTCCCCGTCCCACAAGGACTCCCACAAGGAACAGGAAGACTGATGACCGAAGTCACCAGCACCGCCGGCGCGGAGACCACCGCGCCGCCCGGAACGACCCGCCACCTGGGATGGGCCCTCGTGCTCATCTCGGTGGCGCAGCTGATGGTGGTGCTCGACGGCACCATCGTGAACATCGCCCTCCCCTACATCCAAGGTGACCTGGGCATCTCCGACGCGAACCTGCGCTGGGTCGTGACCGGCTACGCCCTCGCCTTCGGCAGCCTGCTGCTGCTGGGCGGCCGCCTCGGCGACCTCTACGGCCGGCGCCGGGTCTTCATGCTCGGCCTGATCGTCTTCGGGATCGCGTCCCTGCTCGGCGGGCTCGCCACCAACGAGCCGCTGCTGCTGGCCGCCCGTGGCCTGCAGGGCCTCGGCGCGGCGCTCGCCTCCCCGGCGGCCCTCGCGCTGATCGCCACGACGTTCCCCGCCGGGCCCGCGCGCAACCGCGCCTTCGGCGTGTACGCCGCCATGTCCGGCGTCGGCGCGGCCGTCGGCCTGCTGCTCGGCGGCTGGCTGACGGGGATGGACAGCGTCCTCGGCATGGACGTGGAGGGCTGGCGGCTGACGCTGCTGATCAACACCCCGATCGGCGTGGCCACGGCACTCCTGGCGACCCGCTTCCTGCCGGAGTCCGAGACGCACCCCGGCGAGCTCGACCTGCCCGGTGCGGTCACCGGCACGCTCGGCGTGCTCGGCCTCGTCTACGGCATCAGCCGCGCGGGGACGGACGGCTGGGGCGACACCTGGACCGTCGCCAGCCTGGTGGTCGGCGTCGCGCTGATCGCGGTCTTCTTGACCCTGGAGCGCCGGGTGGAGCACCCACTGCTGCCGGTGCGCGTGTTCACCAACCGCACCCGGGCGGCCAGCTTCGTCGCGATGTTCTTCGCCCCGGCAGCGATGTTCGCGATGTTCTTCTACCTCAGCCAGTACATCCAGACCGTGATGGGCTACAGCCCGATCAAGGCCGGCGTGGCGTTCCTGCCGTTCGTCTTCGGCCTGATGGCCGCGGCCGGCATCTCGTCGAACATGATCAACCGGGTGGACCCCCGCTTCCTGGCCGGGATCGGCACCCTGCTGTCGGCCGGCGCGCTGTTCGGGTTCTCCCGGCTGCCGTACGACACCTCGTTCCCGGTGACCGCCGTGCAGGGCAGCTACGCCACCGACATCTTGCCGTTCATCTTGATGATGTCGTTCGGCATGGGCCTGGTGTTCGTGCCGCTGACGCTGACCGCGGTGCACCACCTGCGGGTCGAGGACGCCGGGATCGGGTCCGGCGTGCTGAACACCATGCAGCAGGTGGGCGGCGCGCTCGGCCTCTCGCTGCTCGGCACGATCGCCACGCAGACCATGGACGACCGCTCGGCCGAGCTGTTCCCGCAGCTCGCGCAGGCGGCCGCCCAGCTCGACCCGACCCAGGCGGGGATCCTCCAGAAGGTCGCCGGCATCGAGATCTTCACCGAGGGCGCGACCGATGCGTTCCTGCTGGGCGCGGGCCTGATGCTGCTGGCCTCGCTCGTGACGTGGGTGTTCCTCAACGTCAAGCACCAGGAGCTCGCCACCGACGGACCCGAGGCCCCCGTGCACGTGGGCTGACGTCCCCTCTCCCAAGGAGTGGCGAAAGCCGGTGCCCCATCCCCGCACGCCGGGGGTGGGGCACCGGCGCGTTACGGGTCAGGAGAGCGCGTCCTCCAGGGCCTTGATGAAGGCGGGCAGGTCCTCGGGGCTGCGGCTGGTGATCAGGTTGCCGTCGACGACGACCTCCTCGTCGGTCCAGGTGCCGCCGGCGTTGCGGACGTCGTCGGCGAGGCTGGGGTAGCTGGTCAGCCGCCGCCCGCGGGCCAGTCCGGCCGAGACGAGGAGCCAGGGCCCGTGGCAGATGACGGCCAGCGGCTTGCCGTCCTCCATCGCCTGGCGCGCGATGTCCTGGGCGCGCGGCTCGGTGCGGATCCGGTCGGCGTTGACGGTGCCGCCGGGCACGACCAGGGCCTGGACGGACCCGACGTCGAGGTCGTCGAGGGTGCCGTCCACCTCCACCTTCTGCGTCGGGGTGGTGTCACCCTCGACTCCCTGGATCGGGTCGGTGCCGGTCGAGTAGACGAGCACCGTCGCCCCCGCGTCGCGCAGCGCGTCGCGTGGCTGGACGAGCTCGGCCTCCTCGAAGTGGTCGGTCGCGATGATGGCCACGGTCCTACCTGTCAGGTCGCCCATGGCCGGTCGGTACCCGCACAGCAGCCGCCTGATGCGGCCGGCTCAGCCGGACAGGCTGGCCGCGCTGGTGCGCAGCAGCCCCAGCGCCCGGCGTACCCACGTCGGGGTCGCACCGGCGAAGCCGCAGCCGGCGGTGACGACCAGCCGGTCGGCCACCTCGGCGGGGTCGAGGCCGACCATGTCGAGCCAGCGGAGCACCGACTCGGTGACCCCCGCGTCGGTGGGCGCGGTCGGCGGGTCCGACGCGGGCACGACGCCGAGCGCGACCGTGCCGCCGGCCTCGAGCGCCTCGGCGACGGCGTCGTGGTCGGCGGCCGTCGCCACGGCGAGGTCGACCGAGAGTCCCCGGGCACCGGCTCCGGTGAGCAGCCGGACCGGGGCGTCCGGCGCGCAGGTGTGCACCCACGGTTCGGCGCCGGCGGCCGACACGGCGCCGAGCACCCATTCGAGCGCCTCGGCGGCCTCGGGGGGATGGACGCTACGGTGCCGGCCGAAGCCGGACGCGGTCGGGACCTTCCCGGCGAGGACGGCGGCGATCGCCGGCTCGTCGACCTGCACGACCAGGCGCTGCACGTCCGGCAGCCGCCGGCGGACGTCGCGGACGTGGTCGCCGAGCCCCTCGGCGAGCGCCTGAGCCAGCTCGCGACGGGCGCCGGCGTCGCTGACGATCTTGTCACCGCGGGGCTTCTCGACGGTGGCGGCCAGGGTCCACGGGCCGGCGACCTGGATCTTGAAGGCGCCGGCCAGCCCGGCCGCCTCCTCCTCCAGTGTGTCCAGGTCCTGGGCGAGCAGGCTGCGGGCCCGGCGGTGGTCGACGCCGGATCCGCCGTGGGTGCCGGTGAGCCGCCACCCGGCCGGTTGGAGATCGGCCGTCAACTCCGCGACGACCGCGAGGCCGCGTCCGGTGAGGGTGGCGGTTGCACCGCGACCGGGGACCTCCGGCAGGTGCGGAAGGCCGGTGCCGCCCTCCCCCAGCTCGCCGAGCACCGTGCGGACCGCCTCGTCGTACGCCGCCTGGTCGACGCCCGGGTAGGAGCCGACACCCGTTGCGAGCGTCATCGCGCGGCCACGCGGTCGGTGGCGGAGATCGTGGCCGAGCCGACGACGCGGCTCCCGTCGTACAGGACCGCGGCCTGGCCCGGCGCGATGCCGTACGCCGGCTCCAGCAGCTCGATGTCCACCTCGTCGCCGTCGCGGACCAGGACGGCCCGGTGCTCCTCGCCGTGCGCGCGCAGCTGCACCGTGCCGCTCAGCCGGTCGGGGACGGTGCCGCACCAGCGGGGGCGGATGCCGCGCAGCCGGTGGACGGCGAGCCGCTCGTGCGGGCCCACGGTGACGGTGCCCGAGACCGGCTCGATGTCCAGCACGAAGCGCGGCCGGCCGTCCGGGGCCGGCCGGCCGATCCGCAGGCCCTTGCGCTGGCCGATCGTGAAGCCGTAGCTGCCCTCGTGGCGACCGAGCACCTCGCCGGTGTCGTCGTCGACGATCGTGCCCTCGTGGTGGGGCGCACGGTCGCCGAGCTTCTCGCGCAGCCAGCCGGCGTTGTCGCCGTCGGCGATGAAGCAGATGTCGTGGCTGTCCGGCTTGTCGGCGACCAGCAGCCCCCGCTCGGCCGCCTCGCGGCGGACCTCGTCCTTGGTGGACCCGCCGAGCGGGAAGAGCGAGTGGCGCAGCTGGCCCTGGTCGAGCACGCCCAGCACGTAGGACTGGTCCTTGCCGTGGTCGACGGCCCGGTGCATCTCGACGAGACCGTCGGCGCCCGCCACCAGGCGGGCGTAGTGGCCGGTCGCGACGGCGTCGAAGCCCAGCCCGAGCGCGCGGTCCAGGACGGCGGCGAACTTGATCTTCTCGTTGCAGCGCAGGCACGGGTTGGGCGTGCGGCCGGCGGCGTACTCGGCCATGAAGTCCTCGACCACGTCCTCGTGGAACCGGTCGGACAGGTCCCAGACATAGAACGGGATGCCGATCACGTCGGCGGCGCGCCTGGCGTCGTTGCTGTCCTCGATCGTGCAGCAGCCGCGCGCGCCCGAGCGGTAGGACTGCGGGTTGCGCGAGAGCGCGAGGTGGATGCCGGTGACGTCGTGCCCCGCCTCGGCCGCGCGCGCAGCGGCCACCGCGGAGTCGACGCCGCCGGACATGGCGGCGAGGACCCTCATCCCGCGATCACCTCCGGGCGGCCCGGGCCCGCTCGACGACCGGCCCGATCGCCTCGGCGACGGCGTCGACGTCGGCCGCGGTGGTCGTGTGACCGAGCGAGAAGCGCAGCGAGTGGCGGGCCTGGTCGGCGTCGCAGCCCATCGCGAGGAGCACGTGGGAGGGCTGGGGCACGCCGGCGGAGCAGGCCGATCCCGTGGAGCACTCGATGCCGCGCGCGTCGAGCAGCATCAGCAGCGAGTCGCCCTCGCAGCCGGGGAAGCCGAGGTGGGCGTTGCCCGGGAGCCGCTCGGTCCCCCCGAGGTCCAGCGCCGCGCCGTGCAGGTGCGCGTCGGGCACCACCTCGATCACCCGGCGGACCAGCTCGTCACGCAGCGCGCCGATGTGCGTCGCGTGGTCGGCCTGGTGCTTGACGGCCAGCTCGACGGCGGCGGCGAACCCGGCGATCGCCGGGGTGTCGAGGGTGCCACTGCGGATGTCGCGCTCCTGGCCGCCGCCGTGGACCAGCGGCCGCACCGGCACCTCCCGGCGCACCACGAGCGCGCCCACGCCGTACGGCCCGCCGAGCTTGTGGCCGGTGAGGGTCAGTGCGTCGATGCCCGATGCGGCGAAGTCGACCGGCACGTGCCCGACGGCCTGCACGGCGTCGGTGTGCACCGGGATGCCGTGCTCGGCCGCGAGCGCCACGACGTCGTGGATCGGCTGGAGGGTGCCGACCTCGTTGTTGGCCCACATCACCGAGACGACGGCGACCGACGCGGGGTCACGCTCGATGGCGGAGCGCAGTGCGTCGACGTCGAGCCGGGCCCGGTCGTCGACCGGCAGCAGCTCGACCTCGGCGCCCTCGGCGTGGCCCAGCCAGTGCACGGCGTCGAGCACCGCGTGGTGCTCGACCGCGGTGGTCAGCACACGGGTGCGGCGGGCGTCCTCGTCGCGGCGGGACCAGAAGATCCCCTTGACCGCCAGGTTGTCGGCCTCGGTGCCGCCGGAGGTGAACACGACCTCTCCCGGCCGACAGTTCAGCGCCTGCGCGATCGTCTCCCGCGACTCCTCGACGACCCGGCGAGCTCGGCGGCCGGACGCGTGCAGCGAACTCGGATTGCCGACCTCGCGCAGGTGCGCGGTCATCGCCTCCACCGCCGCGGGGACCATCGGGGTGGTCGCGGCGTGGTCGAGGTAGACGGTCCGGCTCGGGGCAGCTGCAGTCATCGCACCGACCAGCGTACGGCGCCGCCGGACTCGGCCACCAACGGACCGGCCCCCTCGGACGTGCGCCGGGGCCGGAGCGTCACGTGCGGGCGAGGACCGCGACGACCGCCCGGTGGTCGCTGCTGGGCAGGTCGGCGGTGCGGACCGAGACCACCGCGAGCCGCGAGCCGACGAGCACGTGGTCGATCCGGGTGAGCGGTGGCGCCGCGAGCCCGATGACCTGCCAGCGGCCGCCGGCCGGCCAGGTGCGCTGGCAGCCCCCGTTCGCGAGCTCGACTGCGTCCCGCAGGCCCGTGTCGGTGAGCGCCCGCATCGGCGCATGGTCGTCGGTGGCGTTGAGGTCGCCGAGCACCAGGTCGGGGTCGTGCCGGCGTACGGCGTCCAGCAGCGCCGCGTGGTCGGAGCGCCACAGGTCCGGCTCGGTCGGCGCCTGCGGGTGCGTCGGGACCACCACCAGGTCGCCCGCCCGGACCACGCAGCCGTCGTACCAGGTGGCGGTGCGCTCGGGGCGGCCGAGCTCGGTCGAGCTGAAGACCATGGTCCCGTGCCCGTCGCTGCGCGGCTCCCCCGCGTGGTAGGGCAGCCCGGGGGCTGGGGCGGCGGTAGCTGGCCCGGGTCGGTTTCCCCGGTGAACCGGGGAAACCGGAACTGTTGGGCCAAAATTTCGGGCCAGAAGTTCCAACTTCCCCGGTGAACCGGGGAAACCGCCACCCCCGTCTACAGCAGGACCAGGTCGTCGCGGTGGACGACCTCGCGCTCGTAGCCCGCCCCGAGCTCGCGCTTGAGCTCGTGGGAGGAGCGGCCGAGGAGGTTCGGGAGCTCCTCGGCGTCGAAGTTGACCAGGCCGCGCGCGACCGGGGTGCCGTCCGGCGCGGCGATGTCCACCGGGTCGCCCGCGTGGAAGGTCCCCTCGACCCCGGTGATCCCGGCGGCCAGCAGCGAGGCCCGGCGCTCGACGACGGCGCGGACCGCGCCCGCGTCC encodes:
- the mnmA gene encoding tRNA 2-thiouridine(34) synthase MnmA codes for the protein MRVLAAMSGGVDSAVAAARAAEAGHDVTGIHLALSRNPQSYRSGARGCCTIEDSNDARRAADVIGIPFYVWDLSDRFHEDVVEDFMAEYAAGRTPNPCLRCNEKIKFAAVLDRALGLGFDAVATGHYARLVAGADGLVEMHRAVDHGKDQSYVLGVLDQGQLRHSLFPLGGSTKDEVRREAAERGLLVADKPDSHDICFIADGDNAGWLREKLGDRAPHHEGTIVDDDTGEVLGRHEGSYGFTIGQRKGLRIGRPAPDGRPRFVLDIEPVSGTVTVGPHERLAVHRLRGIRPRWCGTVPDRLSGTVQLRAHGEEHRAVLVRDGDEVDIELLEPAYGIAPGQAAVLYDGSRVVGSATISATDRVAAR
- a CDS encoding cysteine desulfurase family protein — encoded protein: MTAAAPSRTVYLDHAATTPMVPAAVEAMTAHLREVGNPSSLHASGRRARRVVEESRETIAQALNCRPGEVVFTSGGTEADNLAVKGIFWSRRDEDARRTRVLTTAVEHHAVLDAVHWLGHAEGAEVELLPVDDRARLDVDALRSAIERDPASVAVVSVMWANNEVGTLQPIHDVVALAAEHGIPVHTDAVQAVGHVPVDFAASGIDALTLTGHKLGGPYGVGALVVRREVPVRPLVHGGGQERDIRSGTLDTPAIAGFAAAVELAVKHQADHATHIGALRDELVRRVIEVVPDAHLHGAALDLGGTERLPGNAHLGFPGCEGDSLLMLLDARGIECSTGSACSAGVPQPSHVLLAMGCDADQARHSLRFSLGHTTTAADVDAVAEAIGPVVERARAARR
- a CDS encoding DHA2 family efflux MFS transporter permease subunit is translated as MTEVTSTAGAETTAPPGTTRHLGWALVLISVAQLMVVLDGTIVNIALPYIQGDLGISDANLRWVVTGYALAFGSLLLLGGRLGDLYGRRRVFMLGLIVFGIASLLGGLATNEPLLLAARGLQGLGAALASPAALALIATTFPAGPARNRAFGVYAAMSGVGAAVGLLLGGWLTGMDSVLGMDVEGWRLTLLINTPIGVATALLATRFLPESETHPGELDLPGAVTGTLGVLGLVYGISRAGTDGWGDTWTVASLVVGVALIAVFLTLERRVEHPLLPVRVFTNRTRAASFVAMFFAPAAMFAMFFYLSQYIQTVMGYSPIKAGVAFLPFVFGLMAAAGISSNMINRVDPRFLAGIGTLLSAGALFGFSRLPYDTSFPVTAVQGSYATDILPFILMMSFGMGLVFVPLTLTAVHHLRVEDAGIGSGVLNTMQQVGGALGLSLLGTIATQTMDDRSAELFPQLAQAAAQLDPTQAGILQKVAGIEIFTEGATDAFLLGAGLMLLASLVTWVFLNVKHQELATDGPEAPVHVG
- a CDS encoding endonuclease/exonuclease/phosphatase family protein, with amino-acid sequence MELLARNFGPTVPVSPVHRGNRPGPATAAPAPGLPYHAGEPRSDGHGTMVFSSTELGRPERTATWYDGCVVRAGDLVVVPTHPQAPTEPDLWRSDHAALLDAVRRHDPDLVLGDLNATDDHAPMRALTDTGLRDAVELANGGCQRTWPAGGRWQVIGLAAPPLTRIDHVLVGSRLAVVSVRTADLPSSDHRAVVAVLART
- a CDS encoding type 1 glutamine amidotransferase domain-containing protein — encoded protein: MGDLTGRTVAIIATDHFEEAELVQPRDALRDAGATVLVYSTGTDPIQGVEGDTTPTQKVEVDGTLDDLDVGSVQALVVPGGTVNADRIRTEPRAQDIARQAMEDGKPLAVICHGPWLLVSAGLARGRRLTSYPSLADDVRNAGGTWTDEEVVVDGNLITSRSPEDLPAFIKALEDALS
- a CDS encoding methionine synthase codes for the protein MTLATGVGSYPGVDQAAYDEAVRTVLGELGEGGTGLPHLPEVPGRGATATLTGRGLAVVAELTADLQPAGWRLTGTHGGSGVDHRRARSLLAQDLDTLEEEAAGLAGAFKIQVAGPWTLAATVEKPRGDKIVSDAGARRELAQALAEGLGDHVRDVRRRLPDVQRLVVQVDEPAIAAVLAGKVPTASGFGRHRSVHPPEAAEALEWVLGAVSAAGAEPWVHTCAPDAPVRLLTGAGARGLSVDLAVATAADHDAVAEALEAGGTVALGVVPASDPPTAPTDAGVTESVLRWLDMVGLDPAEVADRLVVTAGCGFAGATPTWVRRALGLLRTSAASLSG